The following proteins are encoded in a genomic region of Halonatronomonas betaini:
- a CDS encoding RluA family pseudouridine synthase, with amino-acid sequence MERLKEELKLIADESDIRIDKFLADKLDFSRSYIQKLIGKNLVIVNKSIVEKDSYLINFNDRIIVKVPEAESLSLKPVNLDLEILYEDEYLAVINKPAGIPVHPAPTYDGVTLVEGLLFQLNNLSGIGGKKRPGIVHRLDKDTSGAIVIAKTDQSHQKLSSQFKNRDIKKIYRAIVKGMPEHQKAKIEAPIGRDPNDRKKMAVVRHNSKKAVSIYEIISEYKGFSELEIEILTGRTHQIRAHLEFLGHPVIGDSKYGGKTNLSVDIPRQMLHAYKLEFKHPLKDEIIKIIAPLFDDYKKVIDYLNRQ; translated from the coding sequence GTGGAAAGATTGAAAGAAGAGTTAAAATTAATTGCTGATGAAAGCGATATAAGAATAGATAAATTTTTAGCAGATAAATTAGATTTTTCTCGTTCTTACATCCAGAAATTAATCGGTAAAAATTTAGTTATAGTTAATAAAAGCATTGTTGAAAAAGATTCCTATCTAATTAATTTTAATGATAGGATAATTGTTAAGGTTCCAGAGGCAGAGAGCTTAAGTCTTAAACCTGTCAATCTTGATTTAGAAATATTGTATGAGGATGAATATCTGGCTGTAATTAATAAGCCTGCTGGCATTCCAGTTCATCCTGCTCCAACATATGATGGTGTAACCTTAGTTGAAGGCTTATTATTTCAACTAAATAACCTGTCAGGAATTGGAGGTAAAAAAAGACCAGGAATCGTCCACAGGCTGGATAAAGATACTTCAGGAGCAATTGTAATAGCTAAGACTGATCAGTCCCATCAGAAATTATCGAGCCAGTTTAAAAATAGGGATATAAAGAAGATCTATAGAGCCATAGTTAAAGGTATGCCTGAGCATCAAAAAGCTAAAATAGAGGCGCCTATTGGCAGAGACCCAAATGATAGAAAGAAAATGGCTGTTGTCAGGCACAATAGTAAGAAAGCTGTTTCAATTTATGAAATCATTTCTGAATATAAAGGCTTTTCAGAGCTGGAAATTGAAATATTAACTGGTAGAACCCATCAGATAAGGGCTCATTTAGAGTTTTTAGGTCATCCTGTAATTGGTGATAGTAAATACGGGGGTAAAACCAATCTATCTGTTGATATACCAAGACAGATGCTCCATGCATATAAATTAGAGTTTAAACACCCGTTAAAAGATGAAATTATTAAAATAATAGCGCCATTATTTGATGATTATAAGAAAGTAATAGACTATCTTAATAGGCAGTAA
- the lspA gene encoding signal peptidase II: MIKFGVIFLLLIGIDQLSKFYIENTMFIGESRPLIEGIFHITYVRNTGISFGLLADRTGIILIIQLFIIILLFYLKSQVFSNNFYINLFFVFVFAGATGNILDRLIYGYVIDFFDFQIWPVFNFADIYIVLGVLGLILFIFKFEEL, from the coding sequence ATGATTAAATTTGGAGTTATTTTTCTTTTATTGATTGGTATTGATCAATTAAGTAAATTTTATATTGAAAATACAATGTTTATCGGGGAAAGTCGCCCCTTAATAGAGGGGATCTTTCATATTACCTATGTTAGAAATACCGGAATATCATTTGGCTTATTAGCTGACCGGACTGGAATTATATTAATTATACAGCTTTTTATTATTATATTATTATTTTATTTGAAATCCCAGGTTTTTTCTAATAATTTTTATATTAATCTGTTTTTTGTTTTTGTTTTTGCCGGTGCAACTGGTAATATTTTAGATAGATTAATATATGGTTATGTTATTGACTTTTTTGATTTTCAGATCTGGCCAGTTTTTAATTTTGCAGATATTTATATAGTTTTAGGAGTACTGGGGTTAATATTATTTATTTTTAAATTTGAAGAATTATGA
- the glsA gene encoding glutaminase A — MDKNNCNILLKNILESNLKNYQKGKVASYIPALNKVEPNLAAVVMVDMTGEVYKAGDWNYKFTIQSISKPIVLALAILELGEEAVFKRVGVEPTGEEFNSINKLVGHPKPFNPMINAGAIAVTSLIRENKSENSFNILLKFFKNLFGNKDLKVDEEVYKSEKMTADRNRSLAYFLKDHRIIKGDVEKSLDLYFKQCSIKVDTVDIARASSVFANRGIDPITGDRIISKKVASIVRSIMLTCGMYDRSGSFAIDVGIPAKSGVSGGILAPVKNRFGIGVFGPSLDNSGNSVVGMNVLKSLSEELNLHML, encoded by the coding sequence ATGGATAAAAATAATTGCAATATTTTATTAAAAAATATATTAGAGAGTAATTTAAAAAACTATCAAAAAGGAAAAGTTGCAAGTTATATACCTGCTTTAAATAAGGTTGAACCTAACTTAGCGGCCGTAGTAATGGTTGATATGACTGGAGAAGTTTATAAAGCTGGAGATTGGAATTATAAGTTTACGATTCAGAGTATATCAAAACCAATTGTTCTGGCTTTAGCAATATTAGAATTAGGAGAAGAGGCTGTCTTTAAGAGAGTTGGGGTAGAGCCAACAGGAGAAGAGTTTAATTCTATTAATAAATTAGTTGGTCATCCTAAGCCTTTTAATCCTATGATAAATGCCGGTGCTATTGCAGTAACTTCTCTAATAAGAGAAAACAAATCAGAAAATAGTTTTAATATTTTACTGAAATTTTTTAAAAATTTATTTGGGAATAAAGATTTAAAAGTTGATGAGGAAGTTTATAAATCTGAAAAGATGACAGCAGACAGGAATCGTTCTCTAGCTTATTTCTTAAAAGATCACAGGATAATAAAGGGAGATGTTGAAAAATCTCTTGATTTATATTTCAAACAATGCTCTATAAAGGTTGATACTGTGGATATTGCCAGGGCTTCTTCGGTTTTTGCAAATAGGGGTATTGATCCAATTACTGGAGATAGAATTATTTCAAAAAAGGTTGCTTCAATTGTTAGGTCAATAATGTTAACATGTGGAATGTATGATCGCTCAGGCAGTTTTGCAATTGATGTAGGTATTCCTGCTAAAAGTGGAGTATCTGGTGGTATTTTAGCGCCAGTAAAGAATAGATTTGGAATTGGTGTTTTTGGGCCATCACTTGATAATTCAGGTAATAGTGTGGTTGGCATGAATGTTTTAAAAAGTCTTTCAGAAGAATTAAATTTACATATGTTATAG
- a CDS encoding DivIVA domain-containing protein, with protein MKFSPLDIYNKEFKKSAFGYNSNEVDEFLDEVGLAYERLLKDYSSLEDEKERLQEKLESYKSIQDKLEGTLESVQETVRDQTRHAQKEAQNIIKEAELEAEKIKQRARDEVQSEKSKLENLKEKRELFRIRFKSLLENYMEIIEEGKFDQEIELEEEIFNDKKEASHDDENLEGDDLVQNNSENEDEELSDLEDTKEFEESESKEEYRNEELDKTRLNN; from the coding sequence ATGAAATTTTCTCCTTTAGATATCTATAATAAGGAATTTAAAAAATCGGCTTTTGGTTATAATTCAAATGAAGTTGATGAATTTTTAGATGAGGTAGGACTGGCTTATGAAAGATTACTAAAAGATTATAGTTCACTTGAAGATGAGAAAGAGCGCCTGCAGGAAAAATTAGAAAGTTATAAAAGTATTCAGGATAAACTAGAAGGCACTTTAGAGAGTGTTCAAGAAACTGTAAGGGATCAGACAAGGCATGCCCAGAAAGAAGCCCAAAATATAATTAAAGAAGCTGAATTAGAGGCTGAAAAGATTAAACAGAGAGCCAGAGACGAGGTTCAGTCTGAAAAAAGCAAACTAGAAAATTTAAAGGAAAAAAGAGAGTTATTCAGGATTAGATTTAAATCCTTATTAGAAAATTATATGGAAATTATTGAAGAGGGTAAGTTTGATCAAGAAATTGAGCTTGAAGAAGAAATTTTTAATGATAAAAAGGAAGCCAGCCATGATGATGAAAATCTTGAAGGTGATGATTTAGTTCAGAATAATTCAGAAAATGAAGATGAAGAATTATCTGATCTAGAGGATACTAAAGAATTTGAAGAAAGTGAATCCAAAGAAGAGTATCGTAATGAAGAACTGGATAAAACAAGGCTGAATAACTAA
- a CDS encoding photosystem II S4 domain protein → MAYSDDILSFLSDQEDRDLGERILDKIDLVKERNQQIATKFLNPHQQKIAKKILEQISEINFKIDGGYSKAERKRILIFPDYLFPDHQTVPLAFYQIEGNFDFVNLSHRDFLGAIMGLGVQRDYVGDIIIFDDFAQVIVGSEITDEIELNLTSVNEVPIKTSKIERDDIKFKPENHKEILATVASMRLDAIISAGFGESRSRSSQYITSGKIKLNWKEVDDVSADVEVGDMISFKGRGRLHVAEKRGKSNRGRIKLKLERIT, encoded by the coding sequence ATGGCGTATAGCGATGATATATTATCTTTCCTAAGTGATCAGGAGGATAGAGATTTAGGAGAAAGAATTCTAGATAAAATTGATTTAGTTAAAGAGAGAAATCAACAGATAGCTACAAAGTTTTTAAATCCGCATCAGCAAAAAATAGCTAAAAAAATACTGGAACAGATATCTGAAATAAATTTTAAGATTGATGGTGGATATTCTAAAGCAGAAAGAAAAAGGATTTTGATCTTTCCAGATTATTTGTTTCCAGATCATCAGACAGTACCCTTAGCTTTTTATCAAATTGAAGGTAATTTTGATTTTGTAAATCTTTCACATAGAGATTTTTTAGGGGCAATAATGGGTTTAGGTGTTCAAAGAGATTATGTAGGTGATATAATAATCTTTGATGATTTTGCACAGGTTATAGTTGGTTCAGAGATAACAGATGAAATTGAGCTTAACTTAACCAGTGTTAATGAAGTCCCTATTAAGACAAGTAAAATTGAACGTGATGACATTAAATTTAAACCAGAAAATCATAAGGAAATTTTAGCAACTGTAGCTTCTATGAGACTTGATGCTATAATCAGTGCTGGTTTTGGTGAATCAAGAAGCAGGAGCTCTCAATATATTACTTCTGGGAAAATAAAATTAAATTGGAAAGAAGTTGATGATGTTTCAGCTGATGTGGAAGTTGGAGACATGATATCATTTAAGGGTAGAGGAAGATTACATGTAGCTGAAAAAAGAGGGAAGTCTAATCGAGGTAGAATTAAATTGAAATTAGAAAGAATAACATAA
- a CDS encoding YggT family protein gives MLLIRTVDAFFNILYFLILIRVLLSWFGRGIQYNSSFRGAINFIYGVTEPILRPIRQVLPTSNMGIDFSPIVAFFLLRIARSIIVSLFYGLI, from the coding sequence TTGTTATTAATAAGGACAGTTGATGCATTTTTTAATATTTTATATTTTTTGATATTGATCAGGGTATTATTATCCTGGTTTGGGAGAGGTATTCAGTATAACTCCAGTTTTAGAGGAGCAATCAACTTCATTTATGGGGTTACTGAACCTATATTAAGGCCAATAAGGCAGGTTTTGCCTACCAGTAATATGGGGATTGATTTTTCTCCAATTGTAGCTTTCTTTTTATTAAGAATAGCAAGAAGTATTATTGTTAGTTTATTTTATGGCTTAATTTAA
- a CDS encoding cell division protein SepF, producing the protein MTEESIWKKLIGFFGFTEENIDEFEDDYNELDNNENKKIKKKKAKDNKVIKLSRTKDIQMVVHSPESFDDVREIVDDLKESKAVILNLEERDRVLARRFIDFLSGSVYAINGNTQKIGTGVFIFTPPGIDVDARAIENAIKNEFVTD; encoded by the coding sequence ATGACAGAAGAAAGTATCTGGAAAAAATTAATAGGATTTTTCGGTTTTACTGAAGAGAATATTGATGAGTTTGAAGATGACTATAATGAGCTTGATAATAATGAAAATAAGAAAATAAAAAAGAAAAAGGCTAAAGATAATAAGGTCATTAAGTTAAGCCGAACCAAAGATATTCAGATGGTAGTTCATAGTCCAGAATCTTTTGATGATGTCAGGGAGATTGTTGATGATTTAAAAGAATCAAAGGCAGTCATTTTAAATTTAGAAGAGAGGGATAGAGTTTTAGCCAGACGGTTTATTGATTTTTTAAGTGGCTCTGTTTATGCTATTAATGGTAATACTCAAAAAATAGGTACCGGTGTATTTATCTTTACACCACCTGGAATTGATGTAGATGCCAGAGCGATTGAAAATGCAATAAAAAATGAATTTGTAACTGATTAA